From the genome of Proteus vulgaris, one region includes:
- the chiP gene encoding chitoporin ChiP, translating into MVMQHAKPGRVALAVMGALLVTALPAKMSHAEGFIDDSTLTGGLFYWQRDRDRKELTPNSPDYGKYKANLHHSTFNANLDFSSGYLGDFIGIDLAAFGAAELNNSGPAAPNEIGFSDAKSRWDEKWTGDRSGMSVYKAAAKFKLGNFWAQGGYIQPKGQSLLRPHWSFLPGTYRGAEAGAVFDFDKSGELSFSYMWTDEYKAPWYRNMYNFRKADLETNISYLHSFGAKYDFKNSLVLEAAFGQADGYIDQYFGKVSYDFPIADNALRTSYQFYGAKDKVTGGGVNDVYDGLAWLQALTFGYTYNVFDFKVEGTWVKAEGNQGYFLQRMTPGWATSNGRLDVWWDGRSDFNANGEKALYAGVMYDLKNWDLSGWAVGTSYVYAWDAKPSGKAIYDQGQRIRESAWNADIMYTVQEGRAKGTLFKLHYTRYDNHSDIPSYEGGFGNIFQDEKDVKFNVIMPFTIF; encoded by the coding sequence ATGGTTATGCAACATGCTAAACCAGGCAGGGTGGCACTTGCCGTTATGGGCGCATTGCTTGTAACTGCACTACCTGCAAAAATGTCTCATGCTGAAGGATTTATTGATGACTCAACCTTAACAGGTGGTCTTTTTTATTGGCAACGTGACCGTGATAGAAAAGAGTTAACACCAAATAGTCCTGATTACGGTAAATACAAAGCCAACCTACACCATTCTACTTTCAACGCTAATCTAGACTTCTCATCAGGTTACCTAGGTGATTTTATTGGTATTGATTTAGCTGCCTTTGGTGCGGCTGAATTGAATAATAGTGGCCCTGCTGCACCTAATGAAATCGGTTTTAGTGATGCAAAAAGTCGCTGGGATGAAAAATGGACTGGCGATCGCAGTGGTATGAGCGTTTATAAAGCAGCTGCGAAATTCAAATTAGGCAACTTCTGGGCACAAGGTGGGTATATTCAACCTAAAGGCCAAAGTTTATTGCGTCCACATTGGAGCTTCTTACCAGGAACTTACCGCGGTGCTGAAGCTGGTGCAGTCTTCGATTTCGATAAAAGTGGTGAATTATCTTTCTCCTATATGTGGACAGATGAATACAAAGCACCATGGTATCGGAATATGTATAACTTCCGTAAAGCTGATCTAGAAACGAATATCAGCTATCTTCACTCTTTCGGCGCCAAATATGATTTTAAAAACAGCCTTGTGTTAGAAGCTGCATTTGGTCAGGCTGATGGTTATATCGATCAGTATTTTGGTAAAGTTTCTTATGATTTCCCAATTGCTGACAATGCATTAAGAACGTCTTACCAATTCTACGGTGCTAAAGATAAAGTGACCGGTGGTGGCGTTAATGATGTTTATGATGGGCTGGCATGGTTACAAGCACTGACTTTTGGTTATACCTACAATGTATTTGACTTCAAAGTAGAAGGAACATGGGTTAAAGCTGAAGGTAATCAAGGTTATTTCTTACAACGTATGACTCCGGGTTGGGCGACATCAAATGGTCGTCTTGATGTGTGGTGGGATGGTCGTTCTGACTTTAACGCCAACGGTGAAAAAGCACTTTATGCGGGTGTAATGTACGACCTGAAAAATTGGGATCTATCTGGCTGGGCGGTAGGTACTTCTTATGTTTATGCATGGGATGCTAAACCAAGTGGTAAAGCCATTTATGATCAAGGTCAGCGCATCAGAGAAAGTGCGTGGAATGCGGATATTATGTATACGGTTCAAGAAGGTCGCGCTAAAGGGACACTCTTTAAGCTTCATTATACCCGTTATGATAACCATTCCGATATCCCAAGTTATGAAGGTGGTTTTGGTAATATCTTCCAAGATGAAAAAGACGTTAAATTTAACGTAATTATGCCATTTACTATTTTCTAA
- a CDS encoding DUF817 domain-containing protein: MLKRLDDFLLEPPLKPFKGIKRFIVEFLFFGVKEARSCLFAGFFFFILFVTPSKGILGIPRYDVLLILAIAFQLWMVWGKLETWDELKAICFFHIVGFVMELFKTSAAIGSWKYPDFAYTKLWEVPLFTGFMYSAVGSYLIQAWRFLKVRIEHYPPYWMATLVALAIYINFFSHHFIGDYRWYLTAFILGLYARSVVYFTPYDTERKMPLLLAFVLIGFFIWLAENFGTFFGVWQYPNQIGAWSAVHAGKWGSWSLLVIVTFTIVVHLKHIKHSISVAK; encoded by the coding sequence ATGTTAAAGCGATTGGATGATTTTTTATTAGAACCACCATTGAAGCCTTTTAAAGGTATAAAACGATTTATTGTTGAATTTCTTTTTTTTGGTGTGAAAGAAGCGCGTTCTTGTTTATTTGCGGGATTTTTCTTTTTTATTTTATTTGTAACACCAAGTAAAGGAATATTAGGGATACCTCGTTATGACGTTTTACTTATTCTCGCTATTGCTTTCCAATTATGGATGGTATGGGGAAAACTCGAAACATGGGATGAATTAAAAGCGATCTGTTTTTTCCACATTGTTGGTTTTGTGATGGAATTATTTAAAACATCAGCGGCAATTGGATCGTGGAAATACCCTGATTTTGCTTACACTAAATTGTGGGAAGTCCCTTTATTTACAGGGTTTATGTATTCCGCGGTAGGAAGTTATTTAATTCAAGCATGGCGTTTTTTAAAAGTACGAATTGAACATTATCCACCTTATTGGATGGCAACTTTGGTTGCGCTCGCTATCTATATTAATTTCTTTTCTCATCACTTTATCGGTGATTATCGCTGGTATTTAACTGCCTTTATTTTAGGTCTTTATGCCCGTAGTGTGGTTTATTTTACGCCTTATGATACAGAGCGAAAAATGCCACTATTATTGGCTTTTGTTCTGATAGGTTTCTTTATTTGGCTTGCTGAGAATTTCGGTACATTTTTTGGCGTATGGCAATATCCTAACCAAATTGGTGCTTGGTCTGCTGTACATGCAGGAAAATGGGGCTCTTGGTCACTGTTAGTCATTGTTACATTTACTATCGTGGTTCATTTAAAACATATTAAACACAGTATCAGTGTGGCTAAGTAG
- the fur gene encoding ferric iron uptake transcriptional regulator — translation MTDNNKALKNAGLKVTLPRLKILEVLQDPECHHVSAEDLYKKLIDIGEEIGLATVYRVLNQFDDAGIVTRHNFEGGKSVFELTQQHHHDHLICLDCGKVIEFTDDAIEVRQRNIAERHGIKLSNHSLYLYGHCAEGNCKEDSHAHDEK, via the coding sequence ATGACCGACAATAATAAAGCGTTAAAAAATGCTGGGTTAAAAGTTACACTTCCTCGCTTAAAGATCTTGGAAGTGCTCCAGGATCCTGAGTGCCATCATGTCAGTGCTGAAGATCTCTATAAAAAACTCATCGATATCGGTGAAGAGATTGGTCTGGCAACCGTGTATCGCGTCTTAAACCAATTTGACGATGCTGGTATTGTTACCCGACATAATTTTGAAGGTGGTAAATCAGTATTTGAATTAACTCAACAACACCATCACGATCATTTAATTTGTCTTGATTGTGGTAAAGTTATCGAGTTTACAGATGATGCGATTGAAGTGCGCCAAAGAAACATCGCTGAACGTCATGGTATCAAGCTTTCCAATCATAGCCTTTATTTATATGGCCACTGTGCTGAAGGCAATTGTAAAGAAGATAGCCACGCACATGATGAGAAATAA
- the fldA gene encoding flavodoxin FldA, producing the protein MAIIGIFFGSDTGNTENIAKMLQERLGADNAEVHDIAKSSKEDIEAFDILLLGIPTWYYGEAQCDWDDFFPTLEDINFDGKLVALFGCGDQEDYAEYFCDAMGTIRDIIEPRGAVIVGHWPTEGYHFEASKGLADDNHFIGLAIDEDRQPELTEERVDAWVAQIKEEMSLDEILG; encoded by the coding sequence ATGGCAATCATAGGTATATTCTTCGGCAGTGATACCGGCAACACTGAAAATATTGCCAAAATGCTTCAAGAAAGACTGGGGGCTGATAATGCCGAAGTTCATGATATCGCAAAATCCAGTAAAGAAGATATCGAAGCATTTGATATTCTGTTACTAGGTATTCCTACTTGGTATTATGGTGAAGCACAATGCGATTGGGATGACTTTTTCCCAACACTAGAAGATATTAATTTTGACGGTAAGCTGGTTGCACTGTTCGGTTGTGGCGACCAAGAGGACTATGCAGAATACTTCTGTGATGCAATGGGCACAATCCGCGATATTATTGAACCTCGTGGTGCTGTCATTGTGGGTCACTGGCCAACAGAAGGTTACCATTTTGAAGCCTCTAAAGGGCTTGCAGATGATAATCACTTTATCGGCCTTGCGATTGACGAAGACCGTCAACCAGAATTAACCGAAGAGCGTGTTGATGCTTGGGTTGCTCAAATCAAAGAAGAAATGAGCCTAGATGAAATTCTGGGATAA
- the ybfE gene encoding LexA regulated protein, which translates to MAKEQTDRTTLDLFADERRPGRPKTNPLSRDEQLRINKRNQLRRDRVNGLRRVELKLNEDAVNALNELATARNVSRSELIEEILLEQLAQNHALKIHQNENS; encoded by the coding sequence ATGGCAAAAGAACAAACTGATCGCACCACACTGGATTTGTTCGCAGATGAACGCAGACCTGGGCGACCTAAAACAAACCCGCTTTCTCGGGATGAACAGCTTAGAATTAATAAACGCAACCAATTAAGACGAGACAGAGTCAATGGTTTACGTCGAGTTGAGTTGAAATTAAATGAGGACGCTGTGAATGCACTTAATGAGTTGGCGACTGCAAGAAATGTTAGCCGTAGCGAGCTTATTGAAGAAATATTACTAGAACAATTGGCGCAAAATCACGCCTTGAAAATACATCAAAATGAGAATAGCTAG
- the ybfF gene encoding esterase, giving the protein MKLNTLLNYQLHQPETAPASDLPIVLIHGLFGDLNNLGILGRDLRKDHSVIQIDVRNHGHSPHSESMNYQDMAQDVLTLLDSLHISKAIIIGHSMGGKIAMAMTALAPERIARIVVIDMSPVAYNVRRHDNIFAALEAVSKAQVTRRQDAVEIMSPFIKEEGVIQFLLKSFKSGEWLFNLSAIKNAYSDIIGWKEVPAWNYPVLFIRGGLSPYILDEYRNDIARQFPQASAFVVANTGHWVHSEKPSTVINAIRRFLSKA; this is encoded by the coding sequence ATGAAACTCAATACATTATTAAATTATCAATTACATCAACCTGAAACAGCACCTGCATCCGATTTACCTATTGTTTTGATCCACGGTCTTTTTGGTGACTTAAATAATTTAGGCATATTAGGGCGTGATCTACGCAAAGACCACTCCGTGATCCAAATTGACGTGCGTAATCATGGACATTCTCCTCATAGCGAAAGTATGAACTATCAAGATATGGCACAAGATGTACTTACATTACTTGATAGTTTACATATCTCAAAAGCCATCATTATTGGGCACTCCATGGGGGGAAAAATAGCAATGGCAATGACGGCATTAGCACCAGAGCGAATTGCTCGCATTGTCGTAATAGATATGTCACCTGTAGCTTACAATGTCCGTCGCCACGATAACATTTTTGCGGCACTCGAAGCCGTCAGTAAAGCTCAAGTTACACGACGTCAAGATGCAGTAGAAATTATGAGTCCCTTTATTAAAGAAGAGGGAGTTATTCAGTTTTTACTTAAATCATTTAAAAGTGGTGAATGGCTATTTAATTTATCTGCAATCAAAAATGCTTATTCAGACATTATTGGTTGGAAAGAAGTTCCTGCTTGGAATTATCCGGTGCTATTTATTCGCGGTGGTTTATCACCTTATATATTAGATGAATACCGTAATGATATTGCACGCCAATTTCCGCAAGCTAGCGCTTTTGTCGTAGCAAATACTGGACACTGGGTACATTCAGAAAAGCCTAGCACTGTTATTAACGCTATTCGTCGTTTTTTATCCAAAGCTTAA
- the seqA gene encoding replication initiation negative regulator SeqA has product MKKIEIDDELYRYIASETRHIGESASDILRRLLKLDAKQPVQPVVVTESVQAPVIKQEAEPKSITPAKNPVREMRELLLSDSYAEKTKSVDRFLQILSTLYSLDSATFTQSAETVHGRTRIYFAGDEQTLLDSGRHTKPRHISGTPFWVITNSNTERKRTMVQSIMQDMQFPANEIDKVCGTI; this is encoded by the coding sequence ATGAAAAAGATAGAAATTGATGACGAACTTTACCGCTATATTGCTAGCGAAACTAGACATATCGGTGAAAGCGCTTCAGATATTTTAAGGCGTCTACTGAAGCTTGATGCCAAACAGCCCGTACAGCCAGTCGTTGTCACTGAGTCAGTACAAGCACCTGTTATTAAACAGGAAGCTGAACCTAAATCGATTACACCAGCAAAAAATCCGGTCCGTGAAATGCGAGAACTGTTGTTATCTGACAGCTATGCAGAAAAAACAAAATCAGTTGATCGTTTTTTACAGATCCTTTCTACGTTATATAGCCTAGATAGTGCTACTTTTACTCAATCTGCTGAAACAGTACATGGACGAACACGCATCTATTTTGCTGGTGATGAACAAACATTACTCGATAGTGGACGTCATACAAAACCGCGCCATATTTCAGGCACGCCATTTTGGGTTATTACTAACTCCAATACAGAGCGTAAAAGAACAATGGTACAAAGCATCATGCAGGATATGCAATTCCCTGCGAATGAGATTGATAAGGTGTGTGGAACTATCTAA